The Candidatus Flexicrinis proximus sequence AACGGGTCGTGATCATCGGCTCCGGCCCGGCAGGATTCGCGGCTGCGCTGTATACCGCACGCGCACAGCTGAAACCGGTCATGATTGCCGGACCGCAGTTGGGCGGTCAGCTCGGCCTGACCCACGACATCGAGAATTATCCGGGCGTGATCGATCAGGTCAGCGGCATGGAACTGGTCGAGCGCTTCAAGGAACAGGCCGAACGATTCGGCACAGAACTCGTCTATGATGTCGTCACGTCGGTCGATCTGACTGGCGCCTCTCCGTATCAGGTCAAGACGACCGATACCACCTATCTGGCCGACTCGGTGATTATCACCATTGGCGCTAATCCGCGTGAGTTGGGTGTCGCGGGCGAAAAAGAAGGCGTGGGCGCCGGCGTGAGCTACTGCGGCACCTGCGACGGCTTCTTCTTCCGCGGCAAAGAGATTGTCGTGGTCGGCGGCGGCGATTCGGCGCTGGAAGAGGCAATCTTCCTGACCAAATTCGCCACGAAGGTCGAGGTCATCCACCGCCGTGATACCCTGCGTGCGGGCGTTGCGCTGCAGAACCGCGCGCTCAAGAACGAGAAACTCAGCTTCATCTGGAACACGGTGGTCGAGAAGATTCACGCCGACGCCAAAGGCATCGTTTCAGGCGTTGACCTGCATAATGTCGAGACTGGCGAACGCTATACCAAGCCGACGCAGGGGGTATTCATCTTCATCGGCCATACGCCGAACAGCGAAATCTTCAAAGGCCAGCTGGCGGTGAACGACAGCGGCTACCTGATCACCGACTCGCTGTACCGCACCAACGTCGAAGGGGTGTTCGCCGCCGGCGAAATCCAGGATCAGGTGTGGCGCCAGGTGGCGACCTCGGTCGGGCAGGGTGTCGGCGCGGCAATGAGCGCGATCCACTGGCTGCAGGCACATGAAGACCAGCTTCAACCGCTGGCTGAAACCGCCGCCGATTAAGTTGACCCGAACGTTCGCAGCGAATGATGGCTCAATGGCGGGGGATGGGTTGTTTACCTCCCTCGCCTTTCTAGTCTTCTCAGGGATTAACGCCCACCCTTTTCGCATCTCACGCGGCGCTCACCATCGGTTGCTATGCTAACTTGTGAACAAATCCACAAGCCGCACAACCTCGTACATATTGACGATGTCCGTGCGTTCAGAACGGACGATAATAAGCTCATGGTAGCGACTGAACCACTCATCCGAGTACGTGCGTTGACTCGTATCTATAGCGAGGGCGACACACCGCGCCGGGTGCTGGACAATGTCGACCTCGACATCCATACCGGCGAATTCTTCGTCATGCTGGGCAAGAGTGGCAGCGGAAAAAGCACGCTCCTCAATCTGATCAGCGGAATCGACGAGGTGGATGGCGGGCAGGTGTGGATCGACGGTGTCGAACTCACCGCGCTGGACGAGCGGCGGCTGACCTTGTTCCGCCGCGACCATATCGGAATCGTCTTTCAGTTCTTTAACTTGATCCCTACACTGACCGTATTGGAGAATGTGACCCTGCCGGTCGAGTTGGACGGGGGCAGCCGCAAGGAAGCCAACCGCCGCGCGAAAGAGTTGCTCGCGCGGGTCGGGCTGGCGGACCGGGCCGATGCCTTTCCGGACAAGTTAAGCGGCGGTGAACAGCAGCGGGTCGCCATCGCGCGGGCCCTGGTCCGTGAGCCGAAATTGGTTCTGGCAGACGAACCGACCGGCAATCTCGACGAGGAAACTGGCGAAACTGTGCTCCGGTTGCTGCTCGAATTGACCCGCGACGCAGGCAAGACGCTGGTCATGGCCACCCACAATCCGGAGATCGTGCCGCTGGCCGATCGTGTCGGGCGGATTCACGACGGTAAGCTGTCGGTGTCAAGTATTGATGAGAATCGTGTGCTATCCGTTGATTTTTAGTTTACGATAGTAAATAGGCTGTACCATCGACAGGCCGTTGGTCCTGAAATTGCCTTTTTGTTTGTTGAGGCATTCCATTGACCTTCATTAAACGGAGAGGTAACCACCATGGCCGACCCCGACCCGATCTCGACAAAACACCTTCTCGTTGAACTGCGTGACGTGAACAAGGAAAAGCGCCGCAGCGCTGTGATGAAGTTGGGGATGCAGGGGGGTGAAATTGCGATCCGTGCGTTGATCGACGTGGTTCAAAACCCTTACGAGGATCTCATCGTTCGCGGGCGTGCCGCACAGATGCTCGGCGTGCTCGGTGATAATCGTGCGGTTGACCCGCTCATTCGCGCGTTAAATACACCCGGTTACCAGCCACAATTGTACGCGGCGGAAGCACTCGGCAAGCTGGGCAGTGCCCGCGCCATCGCGCCCCTGCTGGAAGTCGCCAACGACCCCTCGCGCGATAAGATCCGGTCCGCCGCGAAAATCGCGCTGACCAAACTCGGCTGGCAGAATGACGTTGTGGAACCCGCTGCCAGTGCCCTGGAAGATCACCCGCCGCAGCCCGAGCGGGTCGCAGAGAAAATCTGAACACGAGCCCTCCACTTCTGTGAGGGCTTTTGTTTTGCCGGCCATTCACTGCGGATACCGCGCGAGTAGTGGCTATATGTTACGTGGCTGCGCGCCGTGTCCGCTGAACTGTCAGCCAGCCCACCGCAAAGTCGATCAGCGGGCGCAGACGCAGATAGCGTGAGTCAGCCTGGCCGATCTTGCCCGGGGTATATCCGATCTTCGCCTCATATTCCGCGCCAA is a genomic window containing:
- a CDS encoding HEAT repeat domain-containing protein, giving the protein MADPDPISTKHLLVELRDVNKEKRRSAVMKLGMQGGEIAIRALIDVVQNPYEDLIVRGRAAQMLGVLGDNRAVDPLIRALNTPGYQPQLYAAEALGKLGSARAIAPLLEVANDPSRDKIRSAAKIALTKLGWQNDVVEPAASALEDHPPQPERVAEKI
- a CDS encoding ABC transporter ATP-binding protein encodes the protein MVATEPLIRVRALTRIYSEGDTPRRVLDNVDLDIHTGEFFVMLGKSGSGKSTLLNLISGIDEVDGGQVWIDGVELTALDERRLTLFRRDHIGIVFQFFNLIPTLTVLENVTLPVELDGGSRKEANRRAKELLARVGLADRADAFPDKLSGGEQQRVAIARALVREPKLVLADEPTGNLDEETGETVLRLLLELTRDAGKTLVMATHNPEIVPLADRVGRIHDGKLSVSSIDENRVLSVDF
- the trxB gene encoding thioredoxin-disulfide reductase, translating into MSNIKRERVVIIGSGPAGFAAALYTARAQLKPVMIAGPQLGGQLGLTHDIENYPGVIDQVSGMELVERFKEQAERFGTELVYDVVTSVDLTGASPYQVKTTDTTYLADSVIITIGANPRELGVAGEKEGVGAGVSYCGTCDGFFFRGKEIVVVGGGDSALEEAIFLTKFATKVEVIHRRDTLRAGVALQNRALKNEKLSFIWNTVVEKIHADAKGIVSGVDLHNVETGERYTKPTQGVFIFIGHTPNSEIFKGQLAVNDSGYLITDSLYRTNVEGVFAAGEIQDQVWRQVATSVGQGVGAAMSAIHWLQAHEDQLQPLAETAAD